In the Natrinema sp. CBA1119 genome, GTCACCCCCACCGCGACCGCGAGCGCGAGTGCGAACCCGATCCAGGAGACCGTCGGAGCGCCCGCGTAGACCGACGGCTCGTAGGCGGTCGCGGGGTTCGCCCTCGCCACGAGGATCCCCATCGCAACCGCAAGAAAGCCGATTGCGACCGTCACGTTGAGCGTCGATCGTCTCATGCCCTCTCACCGAGTTCGGCCGGCCCAGTCTCGATACGCATGTGTTGGGCCAGTGGTCGGCACTGTCGGGGTTTGTTATAGGCTTCCTACCCTCGAAAACAGCCGTTGTGAGCCCTCCATCCAAAGTATGCTATCCCTATCGAATCCGAACGGTCAGCTACGGATTGGTTTCTCGCGTCGGAATCGATCAACGATTATGCCGGTTTTTGTAGGCGGTCGTGATCGGTCGAGACGACACCCGAACTCGCCCTCACTATGTCATCCATCATCATCGACGAGATCTCAACTCACGAGGCGACTCTCGAGTGTTCGGTCCGCAGCGCTGCCGACCTCGAGCGATTCTTCACCGACGAATCGTTTCGGACCAGCTACGACGTTCCGATCGGGGACGTTCCCGAGGGCGTGCTCGCGATCCCCGTCCTCGCGCAGGTCTGTCCGGTCGCGTGGGCCAACGGAGCCGACGTCTACGTCGACGAGGTCGACGCGACGTTCGCCCGCGCGCTCGAGAACGTAAAAGAGTCGCTGTGTGACATGCACGACTTCCTCGAGGGCGGGACGCTCTACGCGCGCCGAACTATCGAACCGGAACCGGACGCGACCGCCGAGAGCGGCCTGCTGTTCACCGGCGGCGTCGACTCGACGTGCTCGTACGTCCGCCACCGCGAGGAGTCGCCGACGCTGATCAGCGTTCGCGGCTGGACGATCACCCCGGACGCCGCCGACGACGGGAAGTGGAACGCCCTCCGCGAGCGCGTCTCGGGCTTCGCCGCTGACCACGACTGCGAGACGGCGTTCGTCGAGTCGAACATGCTCTCTTTCCTCGATCATCCCATGCTGTTGGCCCACTACAAGCGCTACGTCGACGGCGGCTGGTACAGCTCCGTGGGTCACGGGCTGGGACTGCTCGGGCTCTGCGCACCGATGGCCTACGCGCGCGGAATGGAAGACCTCTACGTCGCCGCGACTCACTGGGACGGGATCGACCTCGAGTGGGGTTCTCGCCCCGACATCGACGAGCACGTCCGATGGGCCGGGACGCGGTGTCACCACGACGCCTACGAACTCACCCGGCAGGAACGCCTCGACGTCATCGCCGACTACGTCCGCGATGAGGATCCCGAACTGCAACTCCAGACCTGTAACGACCGCATGGACGGTAACTGCGGCGAGTGCGAGAAGTGTTATCGAACGGCGGTCGGCCTTCGCCTGTCAGGCCTCGAGCCGTCGAACCACGGCTATCCGTTCTCGGACGCGGACTACCGCGACCTCCGTCGCTCCCTCGAGCGCGGCGAGTGGGTGCTCGGGCAGGACGAGCGCCACATGTGGGCCGACATCCGCGAGCGCGCGAGCGAGACCGAACCCGCGACGCCGGCCGAGCGAACCTTCTTCGAGTGGCTCGAAACCGCGGACCTGGCCGATCTGATATCGTCGTCCGGCTCGCCGCTGGTCCACCGACTCCTCTGGGCCGGCGCGCGAAACGCGCCGAACAGCGTCTACAACACCGTGTACCCGGCCTGGACGACGGCGAAAGCCGGCCTTCGACTCGTCCGATCCGGTCGATAGAGCGAGGCGTTCGGTCGGTGACGCGCCCACCACGCTTTTCATCATCCTACGTGAACAATTGCCACAATAGTGAGATGACCGTCGAAATCGGCGATCTGGCCTCGGTTTTGCTCGAGAACGCCCAGGACAAACTCGCCGTCGTCGACGAGGCGGGGACGTACCTCTACGTCAACGATGCGAGTCGCTCTATCCTCGGGTACGAGCCGGACCAGCTCGTCGGCGAGGACTCCCAGGAGTACATCCATCCGGACGATCGGCAAACCGTCGCGGACCAGTTCCAGCAGATCAGTTCGACGGGGGAGTCGTCCGCGTCGGTCCAATATCGTCACGCGACCCGAAGCGACGAGTGGGTGTGGCTCGAGAGCCGCTTTACGGATCTGCCCGACGACACGCTCGAGGGGTACGTTGTCAGCTCGCGGGATATCTCCCAACAGGTCGCTGCGGAACGCGATCGCCGCACCGCCGAGAGTCGACTGCAGACGATCGCCGGGACGGTCGGGGACGTTCTCTGGATGTTCAACAGTGACTGGACCGAGCTCCTGTTCGTCAACCCGGTCTACGAAGACGTCTTCGGCCAACCGGTCGAGGATCTCGAGGCGAACCCGCATGAGTTTCTCGATGTCGTCCACCCTGACGACGTTTCCCGCGTCACGGCAGCGATGGCCCGCACCTCGGACGGCGAATCGGTCGACATCGAGTATCGCGTCAATCCGGACACAGACTACAGCCGCTGGGTCTGGGTGCGTTCCGAACCGATCATCGAAGACGGTGAGGTCGACCGTATCGTCGGGTTCTCCCGGGATATCACCGATCGTCGTCGCCGGGAACGCCAGCTCGTGATCATGGACAATCTCCTTCGACACAACCTGCGAAACGATCTGTCCGTGATGCTCGGCAACGCAGAGTGCATCGCGAGGGACGGCGACGAATCGTCCCGCGAACACGCGGCGACCATCCGCCGACAGGGGCAGGAACTCCTCGAGACCGCCGCCAAGCAGCGCGAGATCATCGAGTTGCTAACGGAGGGATCGGTGCCCGCCTCGATCGACCTCGTCCCAGTCGTAACCGAGGCAATCGAAACGATACGCGACCAGTATCCGAACGCGACGATCGAGACGACGTCTCCGGACACCGCGACCGCCCGCGCAGTAACTGAAATCGAGTTGGCCGTGGCGGAACTCCTCGAGAACGCGGTTCGACACGAACCGCACGGTAAGCCGGAACTGTCGGTAACCGTCCGCTCGCATCCGGAAACGATCTCCGTCTCGATTCGAGATAACTGTCCGCCGATCCCGGAAGTCGAGTTTCGCATTCTCACCGGTGACTGGAAGATGGACGACGTCTATCACACGTCCGGGTTGGGGTTGTGGCTCGTCTACTGGGTCGCCGACCTCTCGGACGGCAATATCGCGTTCGATCGATCCGAGACGGGAAACACTATCACGCTGACGCTACCGCGCGATCGGACGTGAGAGGAGGGTGGCGGCCGTTCGGTATCCGTTCGAGCGGACCGGAAGTATTCGGGATCGAAGAGCGCCGGAAAAGAGCCCTATCACGATGTATACGGCGGTAGTTACCCGCCCCTGCCGAGCCGATAGTCACTCGGAGAACGGGTCGCGACGGACCGCGGGATCACTCACTCCATGTAACCGAGCCCCTTCAGTCGGTCCTCGACGTCGTCGAAGTCCTCATCGACCGCATCGTCGGTGTCGGTCCGGCTGACCGTCGTGCGGTCGACCTTTCTCGAGGCCGGGCGCGCTTCCTCGGCGAACGCATCGAACAACACCCGTCCGTCGGCGTTTTCCGGGACCGGTTCGCCGATTCCGTGGAGCAGCGTCGGCGCGACGTCGACCACGCGCGCGCCCCGAAGCGTCGCTCCGGCGTCGATCGACGGCCCGCGACACAGGACGATCCCCTCGCTGCGGTGGCTCGCGTCGTAAACCCCGGTATCGCCGATCACGTCGTCGGCGACCGTGCTTCGTGACTCGTAGGTTCCCCGACCGCTCACGACGAGGTCCGGTGACTTCTCGTCCGTCGGGAACAGATCGTCCCCGTCGGACACCTCGAGCAGCGCCCCCCCGTCGGCGTCGGTCGCCGACTCCAGGGCGGCCCTGATATCGGCCTTGATCTCCGAGATCTCGCTGGGATCGACGACGCCGCTGTCGAAGCGCTCGGTGTCGTTGATGTACAGGTTGCCGGTGTCGTGGACGAACGCGACCGTGCGGTCGAAGTCAACGTCGTAGAGGGCGTGATCGCCGGGAATCTGCTCGGCAACGGAGTCGACCAGCTGTCGGGGGAGCGACTGGACGAGCGCTTTTTCGGTGATCCCGACGCGATTGAGCGCACCGGTGATGGCGTCCCGGGAGATGCCGAGGCTCGCGAGCGCGCCGCGGGTCCCGTCGTCTTCGCGGCGGAACAGGTACCCCTCCCGCTCGAGGATGCGGTTGACGTAGACGAGGTCCTCGATCGGGCCGAAGCCGTGATCGGAGACGACGTAGAGGTCCGCGTCGTGGTCGTCCGTGTAGTCCATGACCTCGCCGAGCACGTCGTCGAGTTTCTTGTAGTGGGCGAGGAGCCGATCCATGTCCCAGATGAGGTGCTGGAATCGGTCGGGTGCGGTGTAGACGAAGAAAAACAGTTGCCAGTCGTCGCCGGCGCGGTCCATCTGAATCCGCATCAGTTCGCGGCGCTTTGCGAGCACGTCGTCGACGGCGACTTCGAAGTCGTCCAGTCGATCGGCGTACTCGGGGTAATCGAGGCTGATCTCGTAGTTCGGGATCCGGGATTCGATCTCGTCCCGGAGATCCGGTGGATGGGTGAACTCCCGGTCCGTCGAGGGCGTCATCATGCCCGTGACCATGGTGCCATCGATCTCGCTGACCGGATACGTCATCGGGACGTTCCCGACGTGGGCCGGCCCGAGTTGTTCCCAGAGGGCCGGCTGTTGGAGATCTCGACTCGTGTACATCTCGTGGCTGTATTCCGAAGAGAGGTTCTGAAAGCCGTATATTCCGTGTTTGTCCGGCCAGACACCCGTCGCGATCGACGGCCACGCGAGCGGCGTCGTCGGCGGACGGGTGCTCTCGAGCGTTCCGGACGCGCCCTCCTCGCGCATCCGGGCGAAGTTCGGGAGTTCGCCCTCCTCGCTCCACTGCTCGATGAGTCTCCACGGTACGCCGTCGAGTCCAAGCACGAACGCTCGCTCGGAGGGGGTTGTAGATCCGCTCATGATTATGTAGGGAGACGTCGAAGACGCCTATGGACAGAAATTGCCCGACGAGCGCTTTGTTATAGAGAGGTTTCACCCGGTAGCCGCCTCCATTCGATTCCGTTCGCTCCGATTAATTCTTCCGCCAGCATGTCCGCGTTCGGCGGCGTTCGAGCGGCGGCGGTAACCACGACGGTTCTCGGTCCCCGTCCCGACAAGAGATCCATAACAAAGTCATCCCGGGCGGACCGTCCCGATATGAAACGCGTTCAACAGTGGTGGATCCCGTGGGCAGCGTCGTAATTTCCCTCGACGCCGAACTCGGCTGGGGATTTCACGATCTGGCCGATCCGCCGACCGAGCGGGTCGAGGCCGGTCGCCGCGGCTGGTCGGTCATGCTCGAGTTGTTCGAGGAGTTCGATATCCCGGCGACATGGGCCGTCGTCGGTCACCTCATGCTCGACGACTGCGACGGCGTCCACGCCGACCATCCGGCCCCCGACGGCTGGTTCGACCGCGAGCGAACCGACTGGGCGGACCGCGATGACCTTCGATACGCCCCCGATCTCGTGACGGATCTCCTCGAGTCGGGCGCCGACCACGAGTTCGCCAGCCACTCCTTCTCGCACGCCCTGTTCGGCCGCCCGGAGACGGATCGCGAGTTCGCCGTCGCCGAACTCGAGCGCAGCCGCGAAATCGCGGCCGACTGGAACGAGTCGATCGACTCGTTCGTCTACCCGCGCAACGATATCGGCCACCGGGAGGTGCTGGCCGAGCAGGGCGTCTCGGCGTATCGGGGACGATCACCGACGCGGGACGGCGTGCGCGGAATATTTGATTCGACGATTCGAGACCGGTCGATGCTGGTCGAACCGGCCGTCGACGAGTACGGGCTGGTCAACGTGCCGGCGTCGATGTTCCTCTTCGGGTTCGAGGGGCCGGCGCGGACGGTTGCCGAGTCGATCTGGACGGATCCGATGGTCGAACTGGCCCATAGCGGGATCGACGAGGCGGCCCGGACCGACGGGCTCTTTCACATGTGGCTCCACCCGAACAACCTGACCCACGAGCGGGACGATCGCCGCATGCGGGCGATTCTCTCTCACCTCGAGCGCCGGCGGACCGCGACCGATCTCACGGTCGAGACGATGGGAGATGTTGCCCGCCGTGTCTCGGGATCGTCGCCGGTTACGGAGCAGGCGACGGCGAGCTGGAAGTGACCGAGACGAACGACTGAAGGGATTTGCTACTCGAGCGCTCTGGCGGGTACGACGACGATAACAAAGCCCGCAGCCGGCCCGTTCTCGGACAGATGGCACCAACACCTCTTTTGCATCGGTTGACCGACTCGAATGCGCTCTCGCTGGGCATCCTCGGCGTCGGGAACATCGGCATGGTACACCTGAAGTCAGCAGCCGCGATGCCCGGCGTCACGGTTGTGGCGGCCGCTGACGCCGTCCCCGAGAACCGCGAGCGCGCCGAACGCGCCGGTGCGTCGCGCACGTACGACGATTACGCGACGCTGCTCAACTCCGAGGACCTGGACGCAGCGGTCGTCGCACTCCCGCCGTTCCTCCACGGCGAAGCCGTCGAACGGGCCGCCGAGGCCGGCGTCGATGTCTTCGTCGAGAAACCCCTGGCTCGGACGACCGACGAGGCCGACGAGATGCTCGAGACCGCCCGCAAGGCGGGCATCGCGATCGGCGTCGACCATACGCTGCGTTACCAGCCGGACATGGCCGGCGTCAAGGCGGCCTACGACGAGGGGAGCGTTGGTCACGTCCCCTACGCCTCGATCACCCGGCTCAACGACGGGCCGCTCGGCCGACCACCGGTCGAGAACGCGCCGCCGTCGTGGCCGCTGGATTCCGACGCGGTCGGCGGGGGCTCCCTGCTCGAGCTCGGCGTCCACTGCTTCGACGTCCTCGAGTGGCTGTTCGGCGAGCTCCGAGTCCGGGACGCCTCGATGGGGCAGACGCTCGAGATCGACGTCGAGGACGCCGCGACCGTCCTCATGGAAGCGCCGGAGACGGGGACGACTATCACGCTCCACTGCGGCTCCTACCAGTGGGAACAGCTTCCGGAGGTCAACACCCGGCTTCGCCTCGAGGGCGTGACGGGAACGATCAGCAATCAGGACCACCTGCCGCAGAACTTCTACGCCGGCGCTGCCAAATCCGCCCTCTCGAACGTCGCGAGTCGACTCACGCGCGACGAGCCGGCCGTCTTCGGTCCGACGTTCTACCTGCAGGCTCACTACGACGCCCTGGCGGACTTCTGTGATGCGATCCGCGAGGACGAACAGCCGCCGGTCGACGGGGCCGACGGTCGCCGCACGCTCGAACTCGCCGAACGGGCATACGAGCTGGCAGTCGCGGAGACCGACGACGCCGACGACATCGACGGACTCGAGACGCCCGAGGTGACCCTATGAGCGCGACGGATAACACGACGAGCACGACGGACGACGCGACGAACGGGGACACGGTCCGCGCAGCCGCCGTCGACGC is a window encoding:
- a CDS encoding PAS domain-containing sensor histidine kinase; this encodes MTVEIGDLASVLLENAQDKLAVVDEAGTYLYVNDASRSILGYEPDQLVGEDSQEYIHPDDRQTVADQFQQISSTGESSASVQYRHATRSDEWVWLESRFTDLPDDTLEGYVVSSRDISQQVAAERDRRTAESRLQTIAGTVGDVLWMFNSDWTELLFVNPVYEDVFGQPVEDLEANPHEFLDVVHPDDVSRVTAAMARTSDGESVDIEYRVNPDTDYSRWVWVRSEPIIEDGEVDRIVGFSRDITDRRRRERQLVIMDNLLRHNLRNDLSVMLGNAECIARDGDESSREHAATIRRQGQELLETAAKQREIIELLTEGSVPASIDLVPVVTEAIETIRDQYPNATIETTSPDTATARAVTEIELAVAELLENAVRHEPHGKPELSVTVRSHPETISVSIRDNCPPIPEVEFRILTGDWKMDDVYHTSGLGLWLVYWVADLSDGNIAFDRSETGNTITLTLPRDRT
- a CDS encoding alkaline phosphatase family protein, with the translated sequence MSGSTTPSERAFVLGLDGVPWRLIEQWSEEGELPNFARMREEGASGTLESTRPPTTPLAWPSIATGVWPDKHGIYGFQNLSSEYSHEMYTSRDLQQPALWEQLGPAHVGNVPMTYPVSEIDGTMVTGMMTPSTDREFTHPPDLRDEIESRIPNYEISLDYPEYADRLDDFEVAVDDVLAKRRELMRIQMDRAGDDWQLFFFVYTAPDRFQHLIWDMDRLLAHYKKLDDVLGEVMDYTDDHDADLYVVSDHGFGPIEDLVYVNRILEREGYLFRREDDGTRGALASLGISRDAITGALNRVGITEKALVQSLPRQLVDSVAEQIPGDHALYDVDFDRTVAFVHDTGNLYINDTERFDSGVVDPSEISEIKADIRAALESATDADGGALLEVSDGDDLFPTDEKSPDLVVSGRGTYESRSTVADDVIGDTGVYDASHRSEGIVLCRGPSIDAGATLRGARVVDVAPTLLHGIGEPVPENADGRVLFDAFAEEARPASRKVDRTTVSRTDTDDAVDEDFDDVEDRLKGLGYME
- a CDS encoding polysaccharide deacetylase family protein, with the translated sequence MGSVVISLDAELGWGFHDLADPPTERVEAGRRGWSVMLELFEEFDIPATWAVVGHLMLDDCDGVHADHPAPDGWFDRERTDWADRDDLRYAPDLVTDLLESGADHEFASHSFSHALFGRPETDREFAVAELERSREIAADWNESIDSFVYPRNDIGHREVLAEQGVSAYRGRSPTRDGVRGIFDSTIRDRSMLVEPAVDEYGLVNVPASMFLFGFEGPARTVAESIWTDPMVELAHSGIDEAARTDGLFHMWLHPNNLTHERDDRRMRAILSHLERRRTATDLTVETMGDVARRVSGSSPVTEQATASWK
- a CDS encoding Gfo/Idh/MocA family protein; the encoded protein is MAPTPLLHRLTDSNALSLGILGVGNIGMVHLKSAAAMPGVTVVAAADAVPENRERAERAGASRTYDDYATLLNSEDLDAAVVALPPFLHGEAVERAAEAGVDVFVEKPLARTTDEADEMLETARKAGIAIGVDHTLRYQPDMAGVKAAYDEGSVGHVPYASITRLNDGPLGRPPVENAPPSWPLDSDAVGGGSLLELGVHCFDVLEWLFGELRVRDASMGQTLEIDVEDAATVLMEAPETGTTITLHCGSYQWEQLPEVNTRLRLEGVTGTISNQDHLPQNFYAGAAKSALSNVASRLTRDEPAVFGPTFYLQAHYDALADFCDAIREDEQPPVDGADGRRTLELAERAYELAVAETDDADDIDGLETPEVTL